atattttcatttctttgtaaaaGTATTCTTTTCACTTAAAAGGCACGTGTTTCTTTTCTATGATCCTGTTCATCCTATCCTTTAtgtatttgttgtctttttcctGACCAGGACATGAGAAATCTAAGAAAGAAATAATTCCTAATCATTTGTGCTGAAAATACTAAATACTGTTTGCCTCTTTGTATTTTGACCTTGTTTACAGAATGTTCAAAATTCCTCACTTTTTCcccttaaagatgtatttatttgaaaggcaaagagagagagagataccttccatccactggttctctccaaatggttgccgacagccaggtctgggacagaccaaagccaggagccaggaactccatccgagtctcaaGTAGGTGGCAcgggcccaggcacttgtgccatcttccactgcttccccaggcactttagcagggagctggattggaagtggagcagctgggacttgaaccggcgcccagcactcatatgggatgccagcactccagtcggcagtttcttttcttttttaaagggggactggcactgcggcacagcaggctaagctgcacctgcaatgccagctgctccactgtgatcccgttccctgctaatggaaGCAGACGGCaggtctttttctctgtaactctgcctttcaaataaaagttaatctttaaaagacaaaaacaaaacaatgagccAAAGTCTAGGCCTACAGAGGGGAGTCTGTGCCGTGGTTAAGATGCTAACTGCAGTGCCTGCACTCCCAACACAACGCCTAGGTTTGATCcttggctctgtttccaatcccaACTTTCTGCTGCTAGAGAGCACCCTGGAGGTAGCAGCAGACGGCTCCAgaactcgggtccctgccacctatgtgggaggccagaCTGCGTTCAAATCTCCTGGCCAAACttgctgctgtaggcatttggggagtgaaccagcagatggaagatcagtctgtctctatgcctttcaaataaaatgaaaacagaaattaaagcaTAAAAAGTATAGGTCTTCTCAGTTGAAAAGgtttccggggggggggggggatcactgtggcatagcaggttggactgctgcctgcctgcagtgctagtatctcATATGGtggctggttggagacctggctgccccacttccaattctgctccctgctggtatgcctgggaaagcccaggtgcctgagtccctgccatccatgaaaggcccagaggaagctcctggcttctggcttcagcctggctcagccatggctattgcagccatttggggagtgaaccagtggatggaggatctctctgtctctgcctttcaaataacctgAAAGATGAGAAGAGCTAGACAGATAGGATTTGAAAAGCATGGAGCTACAGAAGCATAAATCCTCTGAGCCAGATGGTGGGAGTGGTCGGGGGCACATGACACAGATGATTTTCTCCCATACTTTACTTTTGCTccaagtaaatttttttctgaattctaaTAGCACACCCAAGCAACCACACAACCTATTACAAAAGGGTGAAAGTTCTTGTCActtattattaaaataagtatttctttATGTGAATAAAAGCAACATTAACTGTTAGGAAAAACATGGATCTTGCATAAATTCTgtatgtttcatattttaaaagattattggggccagcgctgtggcgtagtgggtaaagccactgcctgcaatgctggcatcccatatgggcaccagttcacccactggcttctctacttctgatccagctctctgcaaggcCTGGGAACATTACCATAAACTAAACAAATGATTGCTCACCATTTCTAACTTTTCCAGTTGACATTGTTCTGACTACCTTGGACTGCTCAGCAGAAGGCCTATGTTCCAAGTTAAACATTCTAAGAcaaggggcgggcactgtggcacagcaggctgtgcggtgccagcatcccatacaggtggctgtttgtgtcccaggtgtttctcttctgatccagctttctgcttatagcgtgggaaatcagtggatgacggtccaaatgcttggaccccagaacccacatgggagactccgcagaagctcctggcttcggagcagcccagctccagccgttgcatccatccagcagatgaaagacctttctctcggtctctgtcaaataaaatcttaaaaaaaaaaaaaaaaaaaaaaggaacatgaaGGGCAGAgggatcagcgctgtggcacagcaagctaagtgGTTGCCTTAGATACCAGCATCCTGTgggtctcccagctgctccacttctgatccagctccctgctaatgtaccttggaaggcagtggaggatggtccaagtacttgggcccctgtcatgcatgcaggagatctggatggagttctaggctcttggctttggcctggcccacccctggccatggCCCCTCACCAGAaaaaactgtctttcaaataaacaaatcctagaaaaaaaggaatatgaaaaGGTATGTAAATTGAGTTTTCCTAATAGCATATACTTTGTAAGCTATAGACTTCAGAATGCACAACTGGCAAAGTACTACTATATCCATTTAAATTATTCTGTAATAAAGGTGAATCACAAAAGTTaataatttctctattttttaacaACTTTAATAGCAATATTTAAATAGGTATACAATCCGGCTCTGTCAATGGTTAGCTCTGTCACCTGGGGTAAATACCTATTCTGAGATTCAATttatctctgaaataaatgatataatttgCAAAAGTTACTTCCAGGTTATTTCCAAACTAAAATCTGAATACAAGCATTTGTATTCCTTAGGTACATGCTATGAGATTTCTCTGCATTTTAGCTATCTAAATTGATCAGGAAAGATGCATGGCGAACAAAAAATGCTCTAGTCCCCCTGACAAGTAGAAAagaacacacactcacatgtattttgggaatatatattttgaaaaggatTTAATAATCCCTTAAGTTAAAACAAAGTACGGctacagaaggagagaaaatatCCAAGTTATTGTCAACACAGATTGTTTACTTAAGGCATTATATTTGTCCTTGTACATATAACACAGCAGAGCACAACAACACATGCCATCTGGCTCTCAAGATACAAGACACATCAGAACAGCAGTCCATGTCCACGGAATAGGGTCATCTCGGATGTCTTTACAACCGGTGTAGGTGTGAATTCAAAATTTCCACGGGTCCCTCTCAAGGACTCTTCTTTCACTTCAGtattttttgttactttattttcCTTCTACTTATAAGAAACTGACAGCATGTCATGTAATGTCCAATAGTCATCACTTGCCATGCCAGTTCCTTGAAATGTTACTGCCCATGACGCATGACCTGTACACTTTGTACAACAGAAGCTAAAAGATGTAGACATCACAATTTAACAGCTGtttcaaaaacagaaagcaaaaattcaGTTGCCAACTCTTAGAGGGTTTTACACATTATTAAGTAACCTATTATTGTTCCATGGCCTGAATTTAGTATTCTATCTTATTTACATGGcctgaattttatttcttacttgagAAAACAAACTTCATTTCTAAacacttatttatctttttgcaGTAGAAACAGTATTCTttttggcaaaaaatgtcctgggaaagaaaaacaaatgcctTTCCAAATAGAGCACAAGTCTTCCTTAAAGGTCAGGGACAATGAGGACAGAGCAGCAGTTTTAAAATCGCCTAAAAGCTACTGTTACGATGATGATGGCTTTGGCCGTTTTGCAGATGGTCCACCTGAACTAGTCCTGTTATCAATGTCACTGTCATCTTCTGCATCATCTTCATCaccaccttttaaaataaatatttgttgtacgACATTACGTTCAGTGGTTGAAAGACGCCTCCACAGCTAAAATGGTTATGAGTCACTTCACTTTAAGGATTAATAAAATCAAGTATATTTTCAACCTGATTTGCAGAATTTCAGCCCTTAAACTTTCCTGTCGTTCTTTTGAGAGATTTAAGTCATTTACCATAAAACTTACTCTTGAGAGTGTACAGTTCAGTGCGTGTTAGTAGCtcgtgcaaccatcaccaccatctaaTTCCCGAGTACTTTCTTCACCCCAAAAAGGGACCCCCGACCCGCGAGCGCTCCTCTCCGCGGCCCCTCAGCCCCTGCAGCTGCCGATCCACCTCCCgtctctgtggatttgcctatGGCGCACATTTCAGAGAAATACAGGCACACAGCATGAGCCTTTGGTGCCGGCGTATTTCACCCTGCATGGTGTCCAGGTTTGGCCACGTTGTGGCGTGTATCAACGCTTCGTTCCTTTTGACTGCTGAATACTACTCCTCTGTGTGCAGCCACCCCTGCCTACTCGTGGCTCTGATCAGCTgctggccatcttttgcttccaCGCCTCAGCTGTGCGCAAGGCCGCTGGGGACGTCTCCAGGTTCGGCGCGAGCCTCTCGGAGGGCTGGCAGCCACACCGCGCCGTCTCCCACGAGCTTTCTGAGGAAGCACACGGTTTTCCCAGCGGGTACGCCATTTTACACCCCGCCTACACTGACCAAGACCTCCACTTTCTTCACGTCCGTAACGCCTGCGCTCGATTTCTGATCAGAGCCAACAGCTACGTTATTTTTATTAGTGTTACATTTATTATCACCACCGGAAACCAAGTAGTTGAAGCTCctctacagaaaaataaatcctgACCCCAacgtggtgggggggggggtcgcgGAAACGCTCAGGCGGCCGGCAGCCCAGCTAACGGGGCGGCGAGCGCCAACAACTTCTAGACACCCCTTTCCTCCTCCCAAGGCCCCCGTCCCTCCACGCCGGCCCTCGGGCGCGCCAGCACCTTCTCAGAGCTCACCATCCGAGGCCTCGTCTCCGGCCGCCGCCACCCGGTCCCGCGTCTCCCGCTGCACCAGCGGGCCCAAGAGCTCGGACACCAGCTCCCTCATCTGGGCCGCGCCCGCCAGCAGGCCCTCGAGGGGGTCGGCGTCACCCGGCAACTCACACGGCGCCCGCAGCCTCTGCGGCTGCCCGTCCGGCCCCACGTACTCTCCCACCAACTCCATGGCGACCGCGGAGCTTCAAGAGCGCGCCACAAAGCAGCGTGACCCGGAAGCGGAAGCCAGCCCTCGGCCAGCGCGGGCGGGAGAAGGCAGACGAGCCACTTCCGTTGGTGGGAAGtcgctcctcctccttccttcgtTTCCGCCTTAGGGATTGGCTCTTGGCGCTCAGACCCCGCCTCCTCCGGCTACGCCCCTCGCGGCCGCTTTTCCCGCCTCCGCCGGGACCGAGCTGCGGTCCAGGTGACAGTTGAGGATGGCCGGAGCTGAGGAGTCAGCCGGGCGGCAGTCGGAGCTGGAGCCCGTGGTGTCGTTGGTCGACGTACTCGAGGAGGACGAGGAGTTGGAGAACGAGGCGTGCGCCGTCCTGGGCGGCAGCGACTCGGAGAAGTGCTCCTACTCGCAGGTGGGCGCGCGACCCGGGCCTCTGCCCTGGGGCTCCGGCGGAACCCCCTGTTCCCGGCCCGACTCTCCCGCGTCCTGCCCGCTCTGCCGCCTCCCCCGGGGCGGCCGCCCCGctgccaggcccagctgcccGTCCCTCCGCAGCCCGCGTCCCGCGGGGGCCTCCCTCTCCCCGGGGCCACGTCGGGCTCCTCAGGATTCGCGGGCTGCGGCCCCTGCCCTCGCAGCCTCGGCTGGTTTCCGCGACCTCTCGGACCCCTCCCGGGAGTGCGGAGCGGGGCCGTCACCGGAGGCCGCCCTGGCTCTGGGGTGGGCTCCTCGCCGCGGCTGTCGGCGTTGGGCCCCACGCCGGGAAAAGGCCGGAACCGGGACAGCGGGTGGTCCCGGCCGGGGAAGAGGGTCTGCCTGGCCTGGACCAGGACCGCAGGGGGCGTGATGTCGTGCGTGCTGGCCTCGTTATGGACGTCTAGGCGCGGGCCGGGAGGGAACGGACAAGGTGGGAGGAGGGTgacccaggcaggggctggcgtgAGCGCCGGGCAGTCGTTCCGTGGTAGGGACTGAGCTCATAAACCCCTTGTCCTGGCTGACCGGACCGAGCTGACCGTGGTCAACCCGGCACCCAGAGATGGCCCCAGACGCTGGCTCGCATTTAAACCTTTGCTCATCGCTAGAagtacttaggaaaaaaaaaatcctaagtctTTACAAAAGTCAGCTGTTTGTGAAATACAGTTAGCTTCCTAAAACAGAAATTCATCCGTTCCTTTTCTTATAGTAAAACATAGGGGAATTTGCACGAATCCTGTGTGCAGGCCTGTCCCCACACCCAGCTCCACAGAGGACGATTCTGACGTTGAGGGGCCGCCCTCCCGCCTCTGAGAGGGGGGTCATCGCACGGAGACGCCACGAGATTCGTCGTTTTTCCTCCAGCTTTTTActttgaaactatttttttttttgtaaataaaagatttgaaagaccggagagagatctttcatctgttcgttcactccctaagtgactGCAACTCTACTAGGCCGCCCTGAAGCCAAGAGGCCACAGCTTTATTTGTGGCTTCCATGTGGATGGCCGGGATgcaggcacgtgggccatcctccactgctttgccaggcacgttggcagggagctggagcag
The nucleotide sequence above comes from Oryctolagus cuniculus chromosome 20, mOryCun1.1, whole genome shotgun sequence. Encoded proteins:
- the GON7 gene encoding EKC/KEOPS complex subunit GON7 isoform X3 encodes the protein MELVGEYVGPDGQPQRLRAPCELPGDADPLEGLLAGAAQMRELVSELLGPLVQRETRDRVAAAGDEASDGGDEDDAEDDSDIDNRTSSGGPSAKRPKPSSS